GGCAGTgagtaaattgttaaaatggataaaaaaagaggaagaaagattatttattttaaattcacccacattttaaatatcgatataataaattttaaaaaattataaaaatgtatatttggggggacataatttaatttaaaatgacgtgaaatgcattaattatttatattgatctaacgaattataaattgctaaaaaaattattatattcacgaTAAATGCATTCACGTTTCTCTTATATGATACTTGATACTATATTTTGCTcaccattttttattataaaaagtactaTTAAGTACACAtgtgaaaatgtatatatttaaaggcATTACGCATGTAATGTGGATTACATTTATAGACAGGCTAtgacattttcaatttattttattacatggtGCTTGAGAAAACTTATCATTgcattgttaaaaaaagattatttaaaatacaatatctttttatatcatttaaaataaaacgtaattttacaaattataaaataatttgtttttaacaatGACAGTGATAAATTTCctctaaaattttgtaaataagcaTAAAAATGGCCATTGTTTCATGATATTAAACCGAAAGTAATGATTCcaaatcgaataaatagaatgacattaaaaaaaaaaaaaaacaaatattgtcACAACATATAATGTACGGGTATTATAAGCTACTATGTAGCGTttctatagatataaaatcctataattttaatacgaaactATTCCTTGTATATGTTACACATTATTGTTAATCGCAATcgaaatgcaatatatatgataaaaaaattcaagagatatatcattttgttttttatttacgtggtagttataaaaatcaattctcaTATTctgtacaatatttttcatatcttaatatttcaattcaatgCCTAGCTCTATCACGTTCTCGTCTTCGTTCTCgatctctatctctttctctatctctatcaTCTCGTCTATGTCGATCTTTGTctctatctttatctttatgcGAAGAATGACTTTTGGGAGATTTACTTCGTTTACGTTCTcgtctatctctatctctgtCTCTACTTCTCGATCTCTGTTTTTCTCTATCAGATTTTTTATCAGAACGTGAATGTCTtttatctctatctctatGACGATCTCTATCCCTATCATGATCATCTGTTCTTTTACGAGTTTCTTCTTTAACTGGAGGTATATCTTCATCTTCTGAAGACTCTATTCCTTCATCCATATCATCTTCTAATGCAGATATTTTTGCttctataacataaaaataattatttgaattattgctattttttattcatatttataaatttaaaaaatttacctaattcattattttcttcaagaaCATGTCTTTTTTGTATTCTTGGTAGAATTACATCACAACATCTTTCTTCTCTAAGAAGATCATCTATAAATTCATCCATATGGATCAATTCAAATTTACCTTGCTTATTTTGTCTTCTTAACTTTCTATTGTCATTAAATAATGgttccaaatatttataacaatctaAAGAAGATCCTGTCAATCTCATGTACAAAGCTCCCAGAGCACgaacatatttaaattcttcattttttataaattctactaTGATATCTTTTTCAGGTTGtatttgtaacatttttaatattaaacaaagaaaCGGTGTTGGTTTT
This DNA window, taken from Apis cerana isolate GH-2021 linkage group LG5, AcerK_1.0, whole genome shotgun sequence, encodes the following:
- the LOC107994482 gene encoding pre-mRNA-splicing factor 38, which encodes MANRTVKDAKSIRGTNPQYLVEKIIRSRVYDSKYWKEECFALTAELLVDKAMELRYIGGVYGGNVKPTPFLCLILKMLQIQPEKDIIVEFIKNEEFKYVRALGALYMRLTGSSLDCYKYLEPLFNDNRKLRRQNKQGKFELIHMDEFIDDLLREERCCDVILPRIQKRHVLEENNELEAKISALEDDMDEGIESSEDEDIPPVKEETRKRTDDHDRDRDRHRDRDKRHSRSDKKSDREKQRSRSRDRDRDRRERKRSKSPKSHSSHKDKDRDKDRHRRDDRDRERDRDRERRRERDRARH